The following proteins are encoded in a genomic region of Leptospira langatensis:
- a CDS encoding sodium:proton antiporter: MRNKFFTTILLLSMVLSVSVWAESGTSPSANSLAQSESGSGHGSDHSGAGESAHGVQGDDLPVWSVIPFALILLSIALLPLVSHTTAEWWESNNNKLLLALALGGVSFGILMAHNWGGKIFHTMVFDYIPFIILLAALFYISGGIVLKGDIEATPINNTIFLIVGTFLASFIGTTGASMLLIRPLLKTNSERKHVVHTVIFFIFLVSNIGGSLTPLGDPPLFLGYLQGVPFTWTFSLLPEMLIASGLLLVIYFIWDTVMHGKETKKDLRYDHSHRQALGLEGQINLIWLLGVILSVAFLNQNYIPAIKEYPFLAFIREAVLIGLIALSKVTSDIKLREKNKFTLHPIQEVAYLFIGIFLTMIPALLLLEHHGKELGITQKWQFFWVTGGFSGVLDNAPTYLTFLSLAKGLLGFSDVTQILADPFGEQLLKAISCGAVFMGALTYIGNAPNFMVKSVAEENKIKMPSFGGYVVYSFLLLIPTFLLLTGIFFL; the protein is encoded by the coding sequence ATGAGAAACAAATTTTTTACTACAATACTCCTTCTCTCCATGGTCCTTTCCGTTTCCGTTTGGGCGGAATCGGGGACCTCTCCCTCTGCAAATTCCCTAGCACAGTCAGAAAGTGGATCCGGACACGGAAGCGACCACTCCGGAGCCGGAGAGTCTGCTCACGGAGTCCAAGGAGACGATCTCCCAGTTTGGTCGGTGATCCCATTCGCTCTGATCCTGCTCAGCATTGCGCTTCTTCCTTTGGTTTCTCATACTACTGCAGAATGGTGGGAGAGCAATAATAACAAGCTTCTTCTAGCATTGGCGCTAGGCGGAGTTTCCTTCGGGATCCTGATGGCCCATAACTGGGGAGGAAAGATCTTCCATACGATGGTATTCGATTATATTCCGTTTATCATCTTGCTCGCCGCTCTCTTCTATATTTCCGGAGGGATCGTTCTAAAGGGGGATATCGAAGCTACTCCTATCAATAATACGATCTTCTTGATCGTCGGAACCTTCCTCGCTTCCTTTATCGGAACGACAGGGGCCTCGATGCTTCTCATCCGTCCTTTATTAAAGACCAACTCCGAAAGAAAACACGTGGTCCACACGGTGATCTTCTTTATATTCTTGGTTTCTAATATAGGCGGTTCCTTGACCCCACTCGGTGATCCTCCTCTTTTCTTAGGGTATCTACAAGGGGTTCCTTTCACTTGGACTTTTAGCCTCCTACCTGAAATGCTTATCGCTTCCGGATTGCTTCTTGTGATCTATTTTATCTGGGACACAGTAATGCACGGAAAAGAAACCAAAAAGGACCTGCGCTATGATCATAGCCATAGACAGGCTCTAGGTTTGGAAGGACAGATCAACCTGATCTGGCTTTTAGGAGTCATTCTTTCTGTGGCATTCTTGAACCAAAACTATATCCCTGCGATCAAGGAGTATCCCTTCTTAGCGTTCATTCGCGAGGCGGTTCTCATCGGACTCATCGCTTTGTCTAAGGTTACTTCCGACATAAAACTGAGAGAAAAGAACAAATTCACTCTGCATCCGATCCAAGAGGTTGCGTATCTATTCATAGGTATCTTCCTTACAATGATCCCTGCACTTCTACTTCTGGAACATCACGGAAAAGAATTGGGGATCACTCAAAAATGGCAATTCTTCTGGGTAACCGGTGGATTCTCAGGAGTATTGGATAATGCTCCTACCTACTTGACCTTCTTGTCTTTGGCAAAGGGTTTATTAGGATTTTCTGATGTAACCCAGATCCTGGCAGATCCATTCGGAGAGCAATTATTAAAGGCGATCTCCTGCGGAGCGGTGTTTATGGGAGCCTTGACTTATATCGGAAATGCACCTAACTTCATGGTGAAATCGGTCGCTGAAGAGAATAAGATCAAGATGCCAAGCTTCGGAGGGTACGTTGTATATTCCTTCCTATTGCTGATCCCTACCTTCTTACTTCTCACAGGGATCTTCTTCCTATAA
- a CDS encoding LIC11113 family protein, translated as MFFPILKSFGPSRLVYRYPLILWLLAAVSLISFPFFHPEAEEKETVSQDSSLGDLNDPDFVSGWKKYSQEKDARPLKQWFQTHPVVQTGDCKFRSLPDLEGSQYFSLDCTDKKMPGFFFAGKDKILYPNKISSFHVRGPVKTGKMVYWQLGFSSDTLRLATGKFSESNKDKRSKINDKASTENFGLQYFLSIARHPASRPAPVGKEIFFDSSCPLLYLGKDADFYWDKVLYFSFQASCIPSSPYSWIRIKADAGGNVQVDDKPLESLEQGARFLAKLKLQSIEKDKIVWSDGELFHE; from the coding sequence ATGTTTTTCCCGATCCTTAAATCTTTCGGACCGAGTCGCCTTGTGTATCGTTATCCTTTAATTCTTTGGCTTCTTGCCGCAGTTTCTCTCATTTCCTTTCCGTTTTTTCATCCGGAAGCGGAGGAGAAGGAAACTGTTTCTCAAGATTCTTCTCTTGGCGATTTAAATGATCCTGATTTCGTCAGTGGCTGGAAGAAATATTCTCAAGAAAAGGATGCAAGACCCTTAAAGCAGTGGTTCCAAACCCATCCTGTGGTACAAACAGGCGATTGCAAATTTAGGTCCTTACCCGATCTGGAAGGTTCTCAGTATTTTTCCTTGGATTGCACGGACAAAAAAATGCCCGGATTCTTTTTTGCGGGGAAGGATAAGATATTGTATCCGAACAAGATCTCTTCCTTTCATGTAAGAGGTCCCGTGAAAACGGGTAAGATGGTGTACTGGCAATTGGGTTTTTCTTCCGATACCCTTCGTCTTGCCACCGGAAAATTTTCCGAAAGCAATAAGGATAAAAGATCCAAGATCAACGATAAGGCTTCTACCGAAAATTTTGGTCTTCAATATTTCTTAAGCATCGCTAGGCATCCTGCTTCTCGTCCTGCTCCCGTCGGCAAGGAGATCTTCTTCGATTCTTCTTGTCCTTTATTGTATTTGGGAAAGGATGCCGACTTCTATTGGGATAAGGTTTTGTATTTTTCCTTCCAAGCCAGTTGCATTCCTAGTTCTCCCTATTCTTGGATCCGGATCAAGGCGGATGCCGGCGGAAATGTGCAAGTAGACGATAAGCCTTTGGAAAGTCTGGAACAAGGCGCCAGGTTTCTCGCTAAATTAAAATTACAGTCCATCGAAAAGGATAAGATCGTTTGGTCGGACGGGGAGTTATTCCATGAATAG
- a CDS encoding sulfurtransferase, translating to MSHWSFLKTDLNDQQDLYVDCRSQAQYQESTLKGAYYFPFVKKAFASDPDSFKKLLGPIEEILSLAKKENKSRIIVFDEGMGMFAARLTLLLRAAGFQNTFILGQRWPVENSKEKGSRELDIGPSAKVRKLEGVIDKAFLEKNLTRLQIFDTRTPEEYDGKLPRLTAPEPGSLCGRLPGAFLWDWRMLYDANGELVDKTFFNKKLRGFPFMPERTTVIYDYNGARSSLLALMLKEVGYNDVNVYVGSWFEWRKSNLPKQAVSIYGQTGAGASAPRVGGLDRKG from the coding sequence TTGTCTCACTGGAGTTTTCTTAAAACAGACCTGAACGACCAACAGGACTTATACGTCGATTGTCGTTCGCAAGCGCAGTATCAGGAGTCCACCCTAAAGGGCGCTTACTATTTCCCATTCGTAAAGAAGGCGTTTGCCTCCGATCCCGATTCTTTCAAGAAATTATTAGGACCGATCGAAGAGATCCTATCTCTTGCAAAGAAAGAGAACAAGTCCAGGATCATCGTCTTTGACGAAGGAATGGGAATGTTCGCAGCCAGGCTCACTCTTCTTTTGAGAGCAGCGGGTTTCCAGAATACATTTATCCTAGGCCAACGTTGGCCTGTTGAGAATTCTAAGGAGAAGGGAAGCAGGGAACTGGATATAGGTCCTTCTGCAAAGGTCAGAAAATTGGAAGGGGTCATAGACAAGGCTTTCTTGGAAAAGAACCTGACCAGACTTCAGATCTTCGATACTCGTACTCCTGAAGAATACGACGGCAAACTTCCTCGCCTAACCGCTCCTGAACCGGGAAGTCTCTGTGGACGTTTGCCTGGAGCATTTCTCTGGGATTGGAGAATGCTGTATGACGCGAACGGAGAACTAGTAGATAAGACTTTCTTTAATAAGAAGTTAAGAGGCTTTCCGTTCATGCCGGAAAGGACCACTGTTATTTACGATTATAACGGAGCTCGTTCTTCTCTCCTCGCTCTAATGCTCAAAGAAGTAGGATATAACGATGTGAATGTATACGTCGGTTCCTGGTTCGAGTGGAGAAAATCCAATTTGCCTAAGCAAGCTGTCAGCATTTACGGACAGACCGGTGCAGGAGCTTCCGCCCCTAGAGTCGGTGGCCTGGACAGAAAGGGTTAA
- a CDS encoding M23 family metallopeptidase codes for MKKKTILSIVGASALIFISWKTFANTYIEEVKVDNQFIQTYQSREGIWIVPGKVKESLEDLYHKFGTSEREVRILNGIYDGSKIPNSDPVFFPYNSNYTRNLLLEDKGREIFNSDSRELIWPLSFKYSRVTSRLGRRWNALHAGVDIACPNGSIVIAAADGVVVDSKRDGGYGLRVVVQHPQINGIQTLYAHNSLLFVKQGDKIKKGQVLALSGNTGHTTGPHVHFEVRYQNVVLNPEHYLPPFLADKEAQVAIAKETIQQ; via the coding sequence ATGAAAAAGAAAACGATTCTATCCATAGTGGGCGCTTCCGCTCTTATCTTTATTTCTTGGAAGACCTTCGCAAATACATATATTGAAGAAGTTAAGGTGGATAACCAGTTTATCCAGACCTATCAATCCAGAGAAGGCATCTGGATCGTTCCCGGAAAAGTAAAAGAATCCTTAGAAGATCTATATCATAAATTCGGAACTTCCGAAAGAGAGGTCCGTATATTGAACGGGATCTATGACGGAAGCAAGATCCCGAACTCAGATCCTGTATTCTTCCCTTATAACAGCAATTATACAAGAAATCTTCTCTTAGAGGACAAGGGTCGCGAGATCTTTAACTCCGATTCCAGAGAATTGATCTGGCCTTTGAGCTTTAAATATTCCAGAGTAACTTCTCGTTTGGGAAGAAGATGGAATGCACTGCATGCAGGAGTGGATATTGCCTGCCCGAACGGCTCCATTGTGATCGCTGCTGCAGATGGAGTAGTAGTCGATTCGAAAAGAGACGGGGGTTACGGACTTAGAGTTGTGGTCCAACATCCTCAGATCAATGGGATCCAGACATTATATGCTCATAATTCACTTCTATTCGTGAAGCAAGGTGATAAGATCAAGAAGGGGCAGGTTCTTGCTCTTTCCGGGAATACGGGACATACGACTGGTCCTCATGTTCATTTCGAAGTCAGATACCAGAACGTGGTCCTGAATCCGGAGCATTATCTTCCTCCTTTCCTCGCTGACAAAGAAGCGCAAGTCGCGATCGCGAAAGAAACCATCCAACAATAA
- a CDS encoding thiol-disulfide oxidoreductase DCC family protein — protein sequence MEEERNSILLFDGVCNLCNGTVNLLLDLDKKRVLKYASLQSEFAKNLILEHHLEEETRGVDSILFWDGTRIHSKSEAVLKIASRLGGIWKISLLGTLLPKWIRNQIYDLIAKNRYRWFGKREACRMPTPELRDRILG from the coding sequence TTGGAAGAAGAACGGAATTCCATCCTATTGTTTGACGGGGTCTGCAATTTATGCAACGGAACAGTGAATCTTCTCCTGGATCTGGATAAAAAGAGGGTTCTGAAATATGCGAGCCTTCAATCTGAATTTGCAAAAAATCTAATTTTAGAACACCATTTAGAAGAAGAGACTAGAGGTGTAGATAGCATTCTGTTCTGGGACGGTACAAGGATCCACAGTAAGTCGGAGGCAGTCTTGAAAATCGCCTCTCGCTTGGGGGGAATTTGGAAGATTTCCCTACTCGGAACCCTTCTTCCGAAATGGATCCGCAATCAGATCTATGATCTGATCGCAAAGAACCGATATCGATGGTTTGGAAAGAGGGAGGCCTGCAGAATGCCCACTCCGGAGTTGAGGGACAGGATCTTAGGCTAG
- a CDS encoding helix-turn-helix domain-containing protein, producing MKQADAEELDGKELISSEHITEVVKENLKLIRHTKGLSLDKLASRCGVSRAMLSQIEQGKSVPTIAVLWKIATGLNVPFSELLKEKGTEGVFLLKAENTKVLYSSSKVYSSRALFPFIGGRRVEFYELILKPGGIEVAEPHKAGTTENLVVVQGKLRLRVGDKVVELDAKDSVYFRADVPHEYINPTDTETLMYLVMEYTDEAS from the coding sequence ATGAAACAGGCAGATGCCGAAGAGCTGGACGGAAAGGAACTCATCTCCAGCGAACATATAACAGAAGTCGTCAAAGAAAACCTAAAATTAATTCGCCATACTAAAGGACTCTCTTTGGACAAACTGGCTTCCCGCTGTGGAGTGAGCCGGGCCATGCTTTCTCAGATCGAGCAGGGCAAGAGTGTTCCTACAATTGCGGTCCTGTGGAAGATCGCAACGGGTCTGAACGTTCCTTTCAGCGAGCTTCTCAAGGAAAAAGGGACCGAAGGAGTTTTTCTTCTTAAAGCGGAGAATACGAAGGTATTATATTCCAGTTCCAAAGTATATTCGAGCCGAGCTCTCTTTCCTTTCATCGGAGGAAGAAGAGTAGAATTCTACGAACTGATCCTAAAGCCGGGTGGTATAGAAGTTGCCGAGCCTCACAAGGCAGGAACTACTGAGAACCTAGTAGTGGTCCAAGGTAAATTACGCCTCAGAGTAGGGGACAAGGTGGTAGAACTGGATGCAAAGGATTCTGTTTATTTCAGAGCGGATGTTCCCCACGAATACATCAACCCTACGGATACAGAGACTCTCATGTATCTTGTCATGGAATATACGGACGAGGCTTCCTAA
- a CDS encoding S1C family serine protease produces the protein MNRSRLLRLFLLVLILGSNPSFSQGSPNPDLKSLLGSVVIVRSDIYPDPTDPLEFGDQDLSRDVGSGFIIAGNKILTNAHVISESKYLKVKHFNSSKYYNAKVEFLGFDCDLALISVDDDEFFAGVEPLDIADDSPSLGSNLLMLGYPEGGENLTLENGLVNRIERIRYSFTGLDYRKVIRVGANILPGYSGGPALQNGKVAGIIFEVSQVQGSTAYLIPPEVVQHFLKDIQDGKYDGFPFVGFTFQNGTSEAIKQFLKIPDGLQGILVNKVYPNSSFSDVLQTDDFLYKIDDAYLNNEGGLLEFTGRTVVDLIEPGFVGQKLTLYFYRNGKNFKTQAELKRTDSLELYRDRQVRNFLGAGLLFQPVNRALFGKESQRVETSLRYHYSYFIQDDLFKFTERDLILTTIFPDPLNSKYMNYRFKILESINGKTPQNIEDFKELWKRYSGGTLVLKFRGVGLPLILDTKTIKIIDARVRKRFDIKSDEYQEASK, from the coding sequence ATGAATAGATCTAGACTTCTTCGTCTTTTTCTTTTAGTCCTGATCCTTGGATCGAACCCTAGTTTTTCGCAAGGCTCTCCGAATCCGGATCTGAAAAGCTTACTCGGAAGTGTCGTCATCGTTCGAAGCGATATCTATCCCGATCCTACCGATCCATTGGAATTCGGAGACCAAGATCTTTCTAGGGATGTAGGCTCCGGTTTTATCATCGCTGGGAATAAGATCCTAACAAACGCTCATGTGATCTCCGAATCCAAATATCTGAAAGTAAAGCATTTCAATAGCAGTAAGTATTATAATGCTAAGGTAGAATTTTTAGGTTTCGATTGCGATCTGGCACTGATCTCCGTGGACGATGATGAGTTCTTTGCGGGTGTGGAACCCTTGGATATTGCGGACGATTCCCCTTCTCTCGGAAGTAATTTGCTTATGCTTGGCTATCCGGAAGGTGGAGAGAACCTTACTCTCGAAAATGGTTTGGTGAATCGGATCGAACGTATTCGATATTCATTTACTGGATTAGATTATCGTAAAGTGATCCGAGTTGGCGCAAATATCCTTCCCGGTTATTCTGGCGGCCCAGCCTTGCAAAACGGCAAGGTTGCCGGGATCATCTTCGAAGTGAGCCAGGTGCAAGGAAGTACGGCATATCTCATCCCTCCCGAAGTAGTTCAACATTTTCTAAAGGATATACAGGACGGGAAGTACGACGGATTTCCCTTTGTTGGATTTACCTTTCAGAATGGGACGTCCGAGGCGATTAAGCAGTTCCTAAAGATCCCGGATGGATTGCAAGGGATCCTGGTAAATAAGGTGTATCCGAATTCTTCCTTCTCCGACGTTTTGCAAACGGACGACTTTCTCTATAAGATCGACGATGCGTACTTGAACAATGAGGGAGGCCTCCTGGAATTTACAGGAAGGACCGTGGTGGATCTGATCGAACCAGGTTTCGTAGGCCAAAAACTCACTCTGTATTTTTATAGGAACGGAAAGAATTTTAAGACACAAGCCGAACTCAAACGAACCGATTCCTTGGAACTGTACAGGGACAGACAGGTGCGGAATTTCTTGGGGGCCGGGCTACTCTTTCAACCTGTGAATCGGGCTCTTTTCGGAAAGGAAAGCCAAAGAGTGGAAACCTCTCTTAGATACCATTACAGTTATTTTATCCAGGACGATCTGTTCAAATTTACGGAACGGGATCTGATCCTGACTACGATCTTTCCCGATCCTCTTAATTCAAAATACATGAATTATCGTTTTAAAATATTAGAATCCATTAATGGGAAAACCCCTCAGAATATCGAGGACTTCAAGGAACTCTGGAAAAGATATTCGGGCGGCACCTTAGTTTTAAAATTCAGAGGGGTCGGACTTCCTTTGATATTGGATACTAAGACGATCAAGATCATAGACGCAAGGGTTCGAAAAAGATTCGATATCAAGTCCGACGAGTATCAGGAGGCATCCAAATGA
- a CDS encoding SDR family oxidoreductase, producing the protein MSESIALIVGGSGAAGQSAIEAFQDFGKESGKKWKIIATTSGEGEVAGADETIHSVKLEDPKLAIENIQKALKTKGPIDVLIYTPARGNLGYPVSETPDEDIVATAKFCLDPMLELEKALSPRITVGYSAYYYLPHLLTFYGSLAFIKKKMEEWALQRPDSRKIIRAGTFFSQSVRGITLILQRLAKTSTNADLQKLMEEQKASGKKFGDFFIDYIQDRENSSFKKNFPNVPYRITEPKDLKNALLKILKGEKAPIVSLVGDWVWTENTLPEMPDYLKAR; encoded by the coding sequence ATGAGCGAATCCATCGCATTGATCGTAGGCGGGTCCGGAGCGGCAGGACAAAGTGCTATAGAAGCCTTTCAAGATTTCGGTAAAGAAAGCGGAAAAAAATGGAAGATCATCGCAACTACTTCCGGAGAGGGAGAAGTTGCCGGAGCAGACGAAACCATCCATTCCGTAAAGCTGGAAGATCCTAAATTAGCGATCGAGAATATTCAAAAAGCATTAAAAACCAAAGGTCCAATCGATGTTCTAATCTATACTCCTGCCAGAGGGAATTTAGGCTACCCGGTCTCCGAAACGCCCGACGAGGATATAGTCGCTACGGCAAAGTTTTGCCTGGATCCGATGTTGGAATTGGAAAAGGCTCTCTCTCCCCGGATCACAGTGGGATACTCAGCCTATTATTATCTTCCCCATCTACTGACGTTTTACGGTTCGCTCGCGTTCATCAAAAAGAAAATGGAAGAATGGGCCTTGCAAAGACCGGATTCCCGCAAGATCATCCGCGCCGGAACATTCTTTAGCCAGAGCGTAAGAGGAATCACTCTTATTCTGCAAAGGCTCGCAAAAACTTCCACGAATGCAGATCTACAAAAACTCATGGAGGAACAGAAGGCTTCCGGAAAGAAATTCGGGGACTTCTTTATAGATTATATACAAGATAGAGAGAACTCCAGCTTCAAAAAGAATTTTCCGAATGTGCCTTACCGGATCACGGAGCCTAAAGATCTAAAGAATGCATTGCTTAAGATCCTAAAAGGAGAGAAGGCACCGATCGTTTCTCTCGTAGGAGATTGGGTTTGGACGGAAAATACGTTACCCGAAATGCCGGACTATTTGAAGGCAAGGTAA
- the perRB gene encoding peroxide-responsive transcriptional repressor PerRB, whose product MAVLGNQKHSCLTPDEIENRLKSVSIQPTMQRISICQYVLCEADHPTAEEVKEWVDSRSLKMSLATVYNTLNVLVSAGLLREFKFSCLGKSVFDSNIEDHYHFFDEQTGKFHDLDHSLLTIDSKLPKEFKVNKMDILFSGTLDEVSSELV is encoded by the coding sequence ATGGCTGTTTTAGGTAATCAAAAGCATTCTTGTTTAACTCCGGATGAGATAGAGAATCGTCTGAAATCTGTTTCTATCCAGCCTACCATGCAAAGGATTTCCATTTGCCAGTACGTTCTCTGCGAAGCGGATCATCCTACGGCCGAAGAGGTCAAGGAATGGGTAGATAGCCGCTCCTTGAAGATGAGCCTAGCTACCGTATACAATACACTGAACGTTCTTGTATCTGCGGGGCTTTTAAGAGAGTTCAAATTCTCTTGCTTGGGCAAATCCGTTTTTGATAGCAATATAGAAGATCATTACCATTTCTTCGATGAACAGACAGGAAAGTTCCACGATCTGGACCATTCCTTGCTTACCATAGACTCTAAGCTTCCTAAGGAGTTTAAAGTGAATAAGATGGATATCCTATTCTCCGGTACCTTGGACGAAGTCTCTTCCGAGCTAGTCTAA
- a CDS encoding HAD family hydrolase yields MLQSSDWKPEIFSFLEGILVQGKPISAVFDFDNTLVQGDFGEAVFCDLLLKGLPWIQDISPFFPESSIAEKMNILRKTDPSSFMEEVWKYYEAKIETQGLEAAYRWSTWIFSGRSSEELRETARLVWQAHQKELLKEVVRPYLPLFEFIKKLREFGSELWIATASPKEVIQEVSELWGIPRQNVLGMRLIEKNGILSSDLQEPFTYGMGKVHFLRLANGNKEYDIAFGDTENDFPLLQNVKQKGIFFDRGKNKIPPVGSFIQPIGGWKTIEIPL; encoded by the coding sequence TTGTTGCAATCTTCCGACTGGAAACCTGAGATCTTTTCTTTTTTAGAAGGGATCTTGGTCCAAGGCAAACCTATAAGTGCCGTATTCGATTTTGATAATACTCTAGTCCAAGGAGATTTCGGAGAAGCTGTCTTTTGCGATCTTCTCCTGAAAGGTCTTCCATGGATCCAGGACATTTCTCCCTTCTTTCCGGAATCTTCTATCGCTGAGAAGATGAATATTCTCCGTAAGACGGATCCTTCTTCCTTTATGGAGGAGGTCTGGAAATATTATGAGGCAAAGATAGAGACCCAAGGATTGGAAGCCGCTTATCGTTGGTCTACTTGGATCTTTTCCGGAAGATCTTCCGAAGAATTAAGAGAGACCGCTCGTCTTGTTTGGCAGGCTCATCAGAAGGAACTCCTAAAAGAAGTGGTGAGACCTTATCTGCCTCTGTTTGAATTCATCAAAAAACTTAGGGAGTTCGGTTCAGAACTTTGGATCGCTACCGCTTCTCCAAAAGAAGTGATCCAAGAGGTCTCCGAACTTTGGGGGATCCCAAGGCAAAATGTCTTAGGAATGAGGCTGATCGAGAAGAATGGGATCCTAAGTTCCGATCTCCAGGAACCATTTACCTATGGAATGGGGAAGGTGCATTTCCTTCGCCTCGCAAATGGGAATAAGGAATACGATATTGCTTTTGGGGACACGGAAAACGATTTTCCTCTCTTGCAGAATGTGAAGCAGAAGGGGATCTTTTTTGATCGTGGGAAGAATAAGATCCCACCTGTAGGAAGTTTCATCCAGCCGATCGGAGGCTGGAAGACGATCGAGATCCCTCTTTAG
- a CDS encoding RluA family pseudouridine synthase: protein MSQIPPRWETPKSPIQKHYEKGFLLVVEKPPGIPSQATFDPNRPNLEDLLRIQEKRPNLRLLHRLDRDTSGLLLACIDPAKNKEADAILADSEKTYLCIAKGVPSRKEFRVECFLKDGKGRVSSVRSGGKKAITDFTVLSSNPEKGISILAAKLVTGRRHQIRFHLSMEGTPILGDETYGENKQEKKELVPKPNRFLLHSYLLKFKNEFGEEIRIVSEPPKDFEPYLRFFSGLRFPE, encoded by the coding sequence ATGAGCCAGATTCCTCCTCGCTGGGAAACTCCTAAGTCTCCGATCCAAAAGCATTATGAGAAGGGGTTCCTACTCGTAGTAGAAAAGCCTCCGGGGATTCCCTCCCAAGCAACCTTCGATCCAAACCGGCCCAATCTGGAAGATCTACTTCGGATCCAGGAGAAGCGACCGAATCTTCGTCTTCTCCATAGATTGGATCGGGATACGAGCGGACTCTTGCTCGCATGCATCGACCCGGCCAAGAATAAGGAAGCGGATGCGATCCTTGCCGATTCGGAGAAGACGTATCTCTGTATTGCGAAAGGAGTTCCTTCTCGAAAAGAATTCAGAGTGGAATGCTTCTTAAAAGACGGCAAGGGAAGAGTGAGTTCCGTTCGTTCCGGTGGAAAAAAGGCTATCACCGATTTTACGGTCCTTTCTTCCAATCCGGAAAAAGGGATTTCTATACTCGCCGCTAAGCTCGTTACAGGAAGAAGGCACCAGATCCGATTTCATCTTTCCATGGAAGGAACTCCTATCCTAGGAGATGAGACCTACGGAGAAAACAAACAGGAGAAGAAGGAGTTAGTTCCAAAGCCAAACCGTTTTCTATTGCATTCCTATCTTCTAAAATTCAAAAACGAGTTCGGAGAAGAAATCCGAATCGTATCCGAACCTCCTAAAGATTTCGAACCCTACTTACGCTTTTTTTCTGGCCTGAGATTCCCTGAATGA